One Microbacterium sp. No. 7 genomic window carries:
- a CDS encoding aspartate-semialdehyde dehydrogenase, translating to MTRISDSGLSVAVVGATGQVGTVMREILIERGFPVRELRLFSTARSAGRSIEFAGHDVIVEDVATADPSGIDIALFSAGATGSRAHAPRFAEAGAVVIDNSSAWRMDPDVPLVVAEVNPHAAVNPPKGIIANPNCTTMAAMPVLKPLDTEAGLVRLVVATYQAVSGSGLAGAQELLGQAEAVIAQGNAIDLVHDGSAVDFPQPEKYVAPIAFDVVPLAGSLVDDGLNETDEEKKLRNESRKILELPDLRVAGTCVRVPVFTGHSLSIHAEFARDITPERAREILASAPGVVLEEVPTPLQAAGKDPSYVGRIRADQSAPEGKGLVLFVSNDNLRKGAALNTVQLAELVAERLGVDA from the coding sequence ATGACCCGCATCTCCGATTCCGGACTCTCCGTCGCCGTCGTCGGCGCCACCGGCCAAGTGGGGACGGTCATGCGCGAGATCCTGATCGAGCGCGGCTTCCCCGTGCGCGAGCTGCGGCTGTTCTCCACCGCGCGCAGCGCCGGCCGGTCGATCGAGTTCGCCGGCCACGACGTCATCGTCGAGGACGTCGCGACGGCCGACCCGTCGGGCATCGACATCGCCCTCTTCTCCGCCGGCGCGACCGGGTCGCGCGCGCACGCCCCGCGGTTCGCCGAGGCGGGCGCTGTCGTCATCGACAACTCCAGCGCGTGGCGCATGGACCCCGACGTGCCGCTCGTCGTCGCCGAGGTCAACCCGCACGCCGCCGTGAACCCGCCCAAGGGCATCATCGCCAACCCCAACTGCACGACCATGGCCGCGATGCCTGTGCTCAAGCCGCTCGACACCGAGGCCGGCCTCGTGCGCCTCGTCGTCGCGACCTACCAGGCCGTCTCGGGCTCCGGTCTCGCCGGCGCCCAGGAGCTGCTCGGCCAGGCCGAGGCCGTCATCGCGCAGGGCAACGCCATCGACCTCGTGCACGACGGCTCGGCCGTCGACTTCCCGCAGCCCGAGAAGTACGTCGCGCCGATCGCCTTCGACGTCGTGCCGCTCGCGGGCAGCCTCGTCGACGACGGGCTGAACGAGACCGACGAGGAGAAGAAGCTGCGCAACGAGAGCCGCAAGATCCTCGAGCTCCCCGACCTGCGCGTCGCCGGGACGTGCGTGCGCGTGCCCGTCTTCACGGGCCACTCGCTGTCGATCCACGCCGAGTTCGCGCGCGACATCACGCCCGAGCGCGCGCGAGAGATCCTGGCATCCGCCCCCGGCGTCGTGCTCGAAGAGGTGCCCACGCCGCTGCAGGCGGCGGGCAAGGACCCGAGCTACGTCGGGCGCATCCGCGCCGACCAGTCGGCGCCCGAGGGCAAGGGCCTCGTGCTGTTCGTCTCGAACGACAACCTGCGCAAGGGGGCCGCGCTCAACACCGTGCAGCTCGCCGAGCTCGTCGCCGAGCGCCTGGGCGTGGACGCCTGA
- a CDS encoding HAD-IIB family hydrolase — protein MPIRLVAFDLDDTLAPSKTAIDPRMGELLIALAERVQVAIISGGQLQQFRTQVVDRLPASDAVANIHLLPTCGTQYYRIAGGELQTVYAHPLTDDEKRRALTAVEEEARRLGLWESRTWGDILEDRGSQITFSALGQAAPVAEKSAWDPTGERKNTLRDAVAARLPDLEVRSGGSTSVDITRRGIDKAYGMRQLAEQTGIPLDDMLFVGDRLDEHGNDYPVLAMGVACHAVEGWEDTAAYLDGLIPTL, from the coding sequence ATGCCGATTCGTCTCGTCGCCTTCGATCTCGACGACACGCTCGCACCGTCGAAGACCGCGATCGACCCGCGCATGGGAGAGCTGCTGATCGCGCTCGCCGAGCGCGTGCAGGTCGCGATCATCTCGGGCGGGCAGCTGCAGCAGTTCCGCACGCAGGTCGTCGACCGGCTTCCGGCATCCGACGCGGTCGCGAACATCCATCTGCTGCCCACGTGCGGCACGCAGTACTACCGCATCGCCGGGGGCGAGCTGCAGACCGTCTACGCGCACCCGCTCACCGACGACGAGAAGCGGCGAGCGCTGACGGCCGTCGAGGAGGAGGCGCGGCGGCTCGGCCTCTGGGAGAGCCGCACGTGGGGCGACATCCTCGAGGACCGCGGCTCGCAGATCACGTTCTCCGCGCTCGGCCAGGCCGCTCCCGTCGCCGAGAAGTCGGCGTGGGACCCGACGGGCGAGAGGAAGAACACGCTGCGCGACGCGGTGGCGGCACGCCTCCCCGACCTCGAGGTGCGCTCGGGCGGCTCGACGTCGGTCGACATCACCCGCCGCGGCATCGACAAGGCCTACGGCATGCGGCAGCTCGCCGAGCAGACCGGCATCCCGCTCGACGACATGCTCTTCGTCGGCGACCGCCTCGACGAGCACGGCAACGACTACCCGGTCCTCGCGATGGGCGTGGCCTGCCACGCCGTCGAGGGCTGGGAGGACACCGCCGCCTATCTCGACGGGCTGATCCCCACCCTCTGA
- a CDS encoding aspartate kinase, translated as MALIVQKYGGSSVADAESIKRVAKRIVDTRRAGHDVVVAVSAMGDTTDELLDLASEVAPIPAPRELDMLLSSGERISMALLAMAIYSMGFEARSFTGSQAGMLTTADHGHARIVDVTPVRLREALDEGAIVIVAGFQGFNRDTRDITTLGRGGSDTTAVALAAALDADVCEIYSDVDGIFTADPRVVPRARKLDVISAEEMLELAANGAKVLYIRAVEYARRHGVMINARSTFSSGQGTFVLGPGMSVPERAKGEEMEEPIVAGVATDLGQAKITVIGVPDVPGKAAEIFKIVAKSGANVDMIVQNSSAAATSRTDISFTLPKGDASTALRALANEQADVGFENLVHDDQIGKLSVVGAGMRTHSGVSATLFEALSTAGINIEMISTSEIRISVVVRGDDLAEAARVVHNAYGLDGDGDAVVYAGTGR; from the coding sequence GTGGCGCTGATCGTCCAGAAGTACGGCGGGTCGTCCGTCGCCGACGCCGAGAGCATCAAGCGGGTCGCCAAGCGCATCGTCGACACCCGCCGCGCGGGGCACGACGTCGTCGTCGCGGTCAGCGCGATGGGCGACACGACCGACGAGCTGCTCGACCTGGCATCCGAGGTCGCGCCGATCCCCGCGCCCCGCGAGCTCGACATGCTGCTCTCCAGCGGCGAGCGCATCTCGATGGCGCTGCTCGCGATGGCGATCTACTCGATGGGCTTCGAGGCGCGCTCGTTCACGGGAAGCCAGGCGGGCATGCTCACGACCGCCGACCACGGTCACGCGCGCATCGTCGACGTGACGCCCGTGCGCCTGCGCGAGGCGCTCGACGAGGGCGCCATCGTCATCGTCGCCGGCTTCCAGGGCTTCAACCGCGACACGCGCGACATCACGACGCTGGGCCGCGGCGGCTCCGACACGACCGCCGTCGCCCTCGCGGCGGCGCTCGACGCGGACGTCTGCGAGATCTACAGCGACGTCGACGGCATCTTCACGGCCGACCCGCGCGTCGTGCCGCGCGCCCGCAAGCTCGACGTGATCTCGGCCGAGGAGATGCTCGAGCTCGCGGCCAACGGAGCCAAGGTCCTCTACATCCGCGCGGTCGAGTACGCGCGGCGACACGGTGTCATGATCAACGCCCGCTCGACGTTCAGCTCCGGTCAGGGCACGTTCGTGCTCGGTCCGGGCATGTCGGTGCCGGAGCGGGCGAAGGGAGAAGAGATGGAAGAGCCGATCGTCGCGGGAGTCGCGACCGACCTCGGACAGGCCAAGATCACGGTCATCGGGGTCCCCGATGTGCCGGGCAAGGCGGCGGAGATCTTCAAGATCGTCGCGAAGTCGGGCGCGAACGTCGACATGATCGTGCAGAACTCGTCGGCCGCGGCGACGAGCCGCACCGACATCTCGTTCACGCTGCCCAAGGGCGACGCGTCCACGGCGCTGCGGGCGCTCGCGAACGAGCAGGCCGACGTCGGTTTCGAGAACCTCGTGCACGACGACCAGATCGGCAAGCTGTCGGTCGTCGGCGCCGGCATGCGCACCCACTCCGGCGTGTCGGCGACGCTCTTCGAGGCGCTGTCGACCGCCGGCATCAACATCGAGATGATCTCGACGTCGGAGATCCGCATCTCCGTGGTCGTCCGCGGCGACGACCTCGCCGAGGCGGCGCGCGTCGTGCACAACGCCTACGGACTGGACGGCGACGGCGATGCCGTCGTCTACGCCGGCACCGGGCGCTGA
- a CDS encoding malate:quinone oxidoreductase: MNETVDVVLIGGGIMSATLGTLLKQLQPDWKIVVYERLSEAAQESSNAWNNAGTGHAALCELNYMPAGADGSVDPAKAISINEQFQQSRQFWSSLVQRGVLDEPSTFINATPHMTFVRGEKDVAYLKRRYEALKDQPLFSGIEYSEDSRVINQWAPLLMQKRRAGEAFAATRVPAGTDVDFGALTRQMLRHLQEGGVDVVVNHEVRGLKKRPDGTWKVSYRNALGRTPGSVNARFVFVGAGGWAIKLLQSSGIPEIKGYGVFPIGGQWLKTDNPALVAQHRAKVYSQASVGAPPMSVPHLDTRVVDGKASLLFGPFATFSPKFLKTGSNWDIVSQVRFSNIFSMLKVGATNLDLVKYLVSELAKNHRKKVDSLRDFMPTAKDEDWELLNAGQRAQVMKGGKLQFGTEVVASADGSIAGLLGASPGASTAVSIMLNLVKTCFPDRIAQWEPTLRELIPSYGADLNPDPKAASDSLHATAETLSITA; the protein is encoded by the coding sequence GTGAACGAAACGGTCGACGTCGTCCTCATCGGCGGGGGCATCATGAGCGCCACGCTCGGGACCCTTCTCAAGCAGCTGCAGCCCGACTGGAAGATCGTCGTCTACGAGCGCCTGTCGGAGGCCGCGCAGGAGTCGTCGAACGCGTGGAACAACGCCGGCACCGGCCACGCGGCGCTGTGCGAGCTCAACTACATGCCCGCCGGGGCAGACGGCTCGGTCGACCCCGCCAAGGCGATCTCGATCAACGAGCAGTTCCAGCAGAGCCGCCAGTTCTGGTCGTCGCTCGTGCAGCGCGGCGTGCTCGACGAGCCGTCGACCTTCATCAACGCGACCCCGCACATGACGTTCGTGCGGGGCGAGAAGGACGTCGCCTACCTCAAGCGCCGCTACGAGGCGCTCAAGGACCAGCCGCTGTTCTCCGGCATCGAGTACTCCGAGGACTCCCGCGTCATCAACCAGTGGGCGCCGCTGCTCATGCAGAAGCGCCGCGCGGGCGAGGCCTTCGCCGCGACGCGCGTGCCCGCGGGCACCGACGTCGACTTCGGCGCCCTCACCCGGCAGATGCTCCGCCACCTGCAGGAGGGCGGCGTCGACGTCGTCGTCAACCACGAGGTGCGGGGCCTCAAGAAGCGCCCGGACGGCACGTGGAAGGTCTCGTACCGCAACGCGCTGGGCCGCACGCCGGGCAGCGTCAACGCCCGCTTCGTGTTCGTCGGCGCCGGCGGCTGGGCGATCAAGCTGCTGCAGAGCTCGGGCATCCCCGAGATCAAGGGCTACGGCGTGTTCCCGATCGGCGGCCAGTGGCTCAAGACCGACAACCCCGCGCTCGTCGCGCAGCACCGGGCCAAGGTGTACTCGCAGGCCTCGGTCGGCGCCCCGCCCATGTCGGTGCCGCACCTCGACACGCGCGTCGTCGACGGCAAGGCCTCGCTGCTGTTCGGCCCGTTCGCGACCTTCAGCCCCAAGTTCCTCAAGACGGGCTCCAACTGGGACATCGTCAGCCAGGTGCGCTTCTCGAACATCTTCAGCATGCTCAAGGTCGGCGCGACCAACCTCGACCTGGTCAAGTACCTCGTCAGCGAGCTCGCCAAGAACCACCGCAAGAAGGTCGACAGCCTGCGCGACTTCATGCCGACGGCGAAGGACGAGGACTGGGAGCTGCTGAACGCCGGCCAGCGCGCGCAGGTGATGAAGGGCGGCAAGCTGCAGTTCGGCACCGAGGTCGTCGCCTCGGCCGACGGGTCGATCGCGGGCCTGCTGGGCGCCTCGCCGGGCGCCTCCACGGCCGTGTCGATCATGCTGAACCTCGTGAAGACGTGCTTCCCCGACCGCATCGCGCAGTGGGAGCCGACGCTGCGAGAGCTCATCCCGAGCTACGGCGCCGACCTCAACCCCGACCCGAAGGCGGCATCCGACTCGCTGCACGCCACCGCCGAGACGCTGTCGATCACGGCGTGA
- a CDS encoding polysaccharide deacetylase family protein: protein MTSGPGRRRRRARAGTRVLAVVVGVLAVALVVAAGALILRWPAAADRGAAPAPGVSRPATPTVAPSPTPTPTPTLSPAEQLLAQTADPGACAVSFAGEGIDLPPVLEQTGRLFAHLPIPQRDGAVFAGWYPTPADAEATPIPQRVNGADLVACDDRRLLLHGAWKSPDEVRAEDAGIPVLMYHQFTTRPEGEDDWLRANHVYIGDWEEHIAYIAEQRFYLPTWPELDAFIDGRLWLPEHSVIVTDDDADATWQDLAVPIVDRYGVLATSFAITIDGLRPPSPYVLQRSHTHDMHSAGENGKGRMVNWTPEQIAADLEQSAAVLGGAKEVVAYPFGHYDDRTKQGVALAGFALGRTTEQGYVRIGTDKLALPCIRINFGMTVGDLADLIG, encoded by the coding sequence ATGACCTCCGGCCCGGGGCGCAGGCGCCGCCGTGCACGGGCGGGCACGCGCGTGCTCGCCGTGGTCGTCGGCGTGCTCGCGGTCGCCCTCGTCGTCGCGGCGGGCGCACTGATCCTGCGGTGGCCGGCGGCCGCCGATCGCGGCGCCGCGCCCGCGCCCGGCGTCTCCCGGCCCGCGACGCCGACCGTCGCGCCGTCGCCCACGCCGACGCCGACGCCGACGCTGTCGCCTGCCGAGCAGCTGCTCGCGCAGACCGCCGATCCCGGCGCGTGCGCGGTGTCGTTCGCGGGGGAGGGGATCGACCTGCCGCCCGTGCTCGAGCAGACCGGGCGGCTCTTCGCGCACCTGCCGATCCCGCAGCGCGACGGCGCCGTGTTCGCGGGCTGGTATCCGACGCCGGCCGATGCCGAGGCGACGCCGATCCCGCAGCGCGTCAACGGCGCCGACCTCGTCGCGTGCGACGACCGCCGGCTGCTGCTGCACGGCGCGTGGAAGAGCCCCGACGAGGTGCGGGCGGAGGACGCCGGCATCCCCGTCCTGATGTACCACCAGTTCACGACGCGGCCCGAGGGCGAGGACGACTGGCTGCGGGCGAACCACGTGTACATCGGCGACTGGGAGGAGCACATCGCCTACATCGCCGAGCAGCGGTTCTATCTGCCGACGTGGCCCGAGCTCGACGCCTTCATCGACGGCCGGCTGTGGCTGCCCGAACACTCGGTGATCGTCACCGACGACGACGCGGATGCCACGTGGCAGGACCTCGCGGTGCCGATCGTCGACCGCTACGGCGTGCTCGCCACCTCGTTCGCGATCACGATCGACGGGCTGAGGCCGCCGTCGCCGTATGTGCTGCAGAGATCGCACACGCACGACATGCACTCCGCCGGCGAGAACGGCAAGGGGCGGATGGTGAACTGGACGCCCGAGCAGATCGCCGCCGACCTGGAGCAGTCGGCGGCCGTGCTGGGCGGTGCGAAAGAGGTCGTCGCCTACCCGTTCGGGCACTACGACGACCGGACGAAGCAGGGCGTCGCGCTCGCGGGCTTCGCGCTCGGCCGCACGACCGAGCAGGGCTACGTGCGCATCGGCACCGACAAGCTCGCGCTGCCGTGCATCCGCATCAACTTCGGCATGACGGTCGGCGACCTCGCCGACCTCATCGGCTGA
- a CDS encoding metallophosphoesterase, with product MAAHGPAESHRGRTALTALAAAGAVGVGAAVWATCVERYLFTLRVHAVPVLPAGTAPLTVLHLSDAHMAPWQRRKQDWIAQLAEELSPDLVVNTGDNLGHAHGLDGIRTAFAPLRGVPGVFVHGSNDRFGPSGRNPLRYFSGPSRHHRDAEPLDTAAMDAYFTDELGWHDLNNTAASVDVAGHRVEAFGVSDAHREWDDLDALPDAIEDARPRRRLLRAAEQPLLRLGVTHAPYRRVLDRFTALGADLLVAGHTHGGQVRVPFARRALVANCDIPLDQARGLSSWTADGRTVPLNVSAGLGHSIYAPVRFGCRPEASVLVLVADSSDRVPTG from the coding sequence CTGGCCGCTCACGGTCCTGCTGAGTCTCACCGAGGCCGCACCGCCCTGACCGCCCTCGCGGCGGCCGGGGCGGTCGGCGTGGGCGCCGCCGTGTGGGCGACGTGCGTCGAGCGCTACCTGTTCACGCTGCGCGTGCACGCCGTGCCGGTGCTTCCGGCCGGAACCGCCCCGCTGACCGTGCTGCACCTGTCCGACGCCCACATGGCGCCGTGGCAGCGCCGCAAGCAGGACTGGATCGCCCAGCTGGCCGAGGAGCTCTCCCCCGACCTCGTCGTGAACACGGGCGACAACCTGGGCCACGCGCACGGGCTCGACGGCATCCGCACCGCCTTCGCGCCGCTGCGCGGCGTGCCGGGCGTGTTCGTGCACGGGTCGAACGACCGGTTCGGCCCCTCGGGGCGCAACCCGCTGCGCTACTTCTCGGGCCCGTCGCGACACCACCGCGACGCGGAACCCCTCGACACGGCCGCGATGGACGCGTACTTCACCGACGAGCTCGGCTGGCACGACCTCAACAACACGGCGGCATCCGTCGACGTCGCGGGGCATCGCGTCGAGGCGTTCGGCGTGAGCGACGCCCACCGCGAGTGGGACGACCTCGACGCCCTTCCCGACGCGATCGAGGACGCCCGGCCCCGCCGTCGCCTGCTGCGCGCCGCAGAGCAGCCCCTCCTGCGCCTCGGCGTGACGCACGCCCCCTACCGGCGCGTGCTCGACCGGTTCACCGCCCTGGGCGCCGACCTGCTCGTCGCGGGCCACACGCACGGCGGGCAGGTGCGCGTGCCGTTCGCGCGCCGCGCACTCGTCGCCAACTGCGACATCCCGCTCGACCAGGCCCGCGGGCTCAGCAGCTGGACGGCCGACGGCCGCACCGTGCCGCTCAACGTGAGCGCTGGTCTCGGCCACTCCATCTACGCCCCCGTGCGGTTCGGCTGCCGGCCCGAGGCGTCGGTGCTCGTCCTCGTCGCCGATTCGTCTGATCGGGTGCCGACGGGGTAG
- a CDS encoding alpha-hydroxy acid oxidase, which translates to MVQRQLPKPAELMQLMQFRRPQFDGVARRLDRALTIADLRAIAKRRTPKAAFDYTDGAAEGEVSLARARQAFVDIELHPDILRPALSVDTSCEILGGRSALPFGIAPTGFTRLMQTEGEVAGAGAAGAAGIPFTLSTLGTTSIEDVRAANPYGRNWFQLYVMRDRDISYGLVERAAAAGFDTLMFTVDTPVAGARLRDKRNGFSIPPQLTLGTVLDALPRPWWWYDLLTTPTLEFASLSSTGGTVGELIDSAMDPTISYDDLAVVREMWPGKLVVKGVQNVTDAVRLVERGVDGIVLSNHGGRQLDRAPVPFHLLPQVVREVGRDAVVMIDTGIMNGADIVASVALGAKFTLIGRAYLYGLMAGGRRGVDRTIEILRTEIERTMKLLGVSSLDELEPRHVTQLRALTPYTPSQSSLAESMLLSRAPEVDSARRD; encoded by the coding sequence ATGGTCCAGCGCCAGCTGCCCAAGCCCGCCGAGCTCATGCAGCTCATGCAGTTCAGGAGGCCGCAGTTCGACGGCGTCGCCCGGCGGCTCGATCGGGCGCTGACGATCGCCGACCTGCGTGCGATCGCGAAGCGCCGCACGCCCAAGGCCGCGTTCGACTACACCGACGGTGCCGCGGAGGGCGAGGTGTCGCTCGCGCGGGCCCGGCAGGCGTTCGTCGACATCGAGCTGCACCCCGACATCCTGCGGCCCGCGCTCAGCGTCGACACGTCGTGCGAGATCCTCGGCGGGCGCTCGGCGCTGCCGTTCGGCATCGCGCCGACCGGCTTCACGCGGCTCATGCAGACCGAGGGCGAGGTCGCCGGTGCCGGGGCGGCCGGCGCCGCCGGCATCCCGTTCACGCTCTCCACGCTCGGCACGACCTCGATCGAGGACGTGCGGGCCGCCAACCCGTACGGGCGCAACTGGTTCCAGCTGTACGTCATGCGCGACCGCGACATCTCCTACGGGCTGGTGGAGCGGGCGGCGGCGGCCGGGTTCGACACGCTGATGTTCACGGTCGACACCCCGGTGGCCGGTGCGCGGCTGCGCGACAAGCGCAACGGTTTCTCGATCCCGCCGCAGCTGACCCTCGGCACGGTGCTGGACGCGCTCCCGCGGCCGTGGTGGTGGTACGACCTGCTCACCACGCCCACGCTGGAGTTCGCGTCGCTGTCGTCGACGGGAGGCACCGTGGGCGAGCTCATCGACTCCGCGATGGACCCGACCATCAGCTACGACGACCTCGCCGTGGTGCGGGAGATGTGGCCCGGGAAGCTCGTCGTCAAGGGCGTGCAGAACGTGACCGACGCGGTGCGGCTGGTCGAGCGGGGCGTGGACGGCATCGTGCTGTCCAACCACGGCGGACGCCAGCTCGACCGGGCGCCCGTGCCGTTCCACCTGCTCCCGCAGGTCGTGCGCGAGGTGGGGCGCGACGCGGTCGTCATGATCGACACCGGCATCATGAACGGCGCCGACATCGTGGCATCCGTCGCGCTCGGCGCGAAGTTCACCCTCATCGGCCGCGCGTACCTCTACGGGCTCATGGCCGGCGGGCGCCGGGGCGTGGACCGTACGATCGAGATCCTCCGCACCGAGATCGAGCGCACGATGAAGCTCCTCGGCGTCTCCTCGCTCGACGAGCTGGAGCCCCGCCACGTCACCCAGCTGCGCGCCCTGACCCCCTACACGCCGAGTCAATCCTCCCTCGCCGAGTCAATGCTCCTTTCGCGCGCGCCGGAGGTTGACTCGGCGAGAAGGGATTGA
- a CDS encoding thymidine kinase has translation MAKLYFRYGAMNSGKSTALLQAAYNYEERGQHVLLAKPQIDTKGAENISSRLGVSRRADLVIGPDDDVREQFAHHRALMQARAETALIPESIATGERPDVACFLIDEAQFLSARQVDDLLRIAVLDGIPVLAYGIRTDFQTRAFPGSARLLELAHSLEELKTICRCGRKALFNARLVGGRFVFEGDQVVIDELSLDRVTYESMCPECYLRESGGRLQ, from the coding sequence ATGGCCAAGCTCTACTTCCGCTACGGGGCGATGAACTCGGGCAAGTCGACGGCGCTGCTGCAGGCGGCCTACAACTACGAGGAGCGCGGCCAGCACGTGCTGCTGGCGAAGCCCCAGATCGACACGAAGGGCGCCGAGAACATCTCCAGCAGGCTGGGGGTCTCGCGGCGCGCCGACCTGGTCATCGGCCCCGACGACGACGTGCGCGAGCAGTTCGCGCACCATCGGGCGCTCATGCAGGCGCGCGCCGAGACCGCGCTCATCCCCGAGTCGATCGCGACGGGCGAGCGTCCCGACGTCGCATGCTTCCTCATCGACGAGGCGCAGTTCCTGTCGGCGCGGCAGGTCGACGACCTGCTGCGCATCGCGGTGCTCGACGGCATCCCCGTGCTCGCCTACGGCATCCGCACCGACTTCCAGACCCGCGCCTTTCCCGGCTCCGCGCGCCTGCTCGAGCTCGCGCACAGCCTGGAGGAGCTCAAGACGATCTGCCGATGCGGGCGCAAGGCGCTCTTCAACGCGCGGCTGGTCGGCGGCCGGTTCGTCTTCGAGGGCGACCAGGTCGTCATCGACGAGCTGTCGCTCGACCGCGTGACCTACGAGTCGATGTGCCCCGAGTGCTATCTGCGCGAATCGGGCGGCCGGCTGCAGTGA